CAACAGATGAAGAACCAGAAGAAGAAAAGCAGGAAGAAGAAAAATAATTGGAATCACTAAGATGAATATAATTAAGGCGGCTAATTTTAGTCGCCTTTTTCTATGGGAGATTCAATGAAAGAAAATATTTTTTTGATAGGTTTTATGGGAGTTGGTAAGACGTTTCTGGGAGAGAAACTGGCAGAACATTTGGAATTGGATTTTTATGACCTGGATTGTGCTATCGAGAAAAAAGCAGGTTTGGATGTGAATGATATTTTTGCCCGGAAAGGTGAAGAATATTTCAGAAAATTGGAATCGAAGATTTTATTGAATTGGCGAAAATCAGGAATTATTTCTACCGGCGGCGGAATTGTGCTGGAAACAAAAAATAGAGATTTCCTGAAAAAATCACAGAATAAAATCATCTGGCTGAATCCCAAATGGGAAATTATTCGTTCTCGTATTGTAAACTCTTATCGACCATTAGTTTTAGATCGCAGTGAAATGGAATTGTTTAGTTTATGGTCGGAAAGACAACCCTTTTATGAAGAATGCGCCGACATATTATTTGAAGGAACAGAGCTGAAAGAACTGATAAAATTGCTTGATTGATCAGATTATTTCATCAACAGCATTTTCCTCACATCTATTTCTTCTCCATTCACTTTAAGCCTTGCGAAATATTCACCTGAAGATACGCTCTTTCCAGCATCGTTTTTTCCATTCCATACGCATTCAAAGTGACCAGCAGAAAGAAGTGAATTTAAAAGTGTTTTTACTTTTTGACCTTTGATGTTGAAGATTTCCAGAGTCACAAACGAGGACGTTTGTGTTACGTTGAAGCTGATTGTTGTGGATGGATTGAAGGGATTTGGGTAGTTGCATAGATTTATCTCATCATTTGGAATAACAACCGGATCTTCTACACTGACTACCGGTGGAGCCCCAAACTCATAACAACCCATATCAATTGTTGCCAATCCGTTTCCATCACCATCCCATATACGTCCGTGATGAAGTAAATCCCAAGGTGGCAGAAATAATCCTGTTGTGTCAGGCGTACCGTTATCGATACAGGGAGAAAGCTCGGAGAGTTGATAAGGATCATCACCGGAAAGCAAGAATTGAGGATCTTCGTCAATGTTGCCTTCTAACAAGTTGATAACATTTGAATTATTATCGCTAAAAATTGCAGAACTTCCACCTTCAATATTATTATATAAAGAATAAAGTGTGCTAGGAAAATTTAGATAAGGATCATACAATAAACCAACCTCATAATCACCTGGATTTCGTAAAACATTATTTTGAAGATACATGTTACCATTAAAGCTAACCCCATAAGATGAAATATTATTAACAACTGTATTGTTAGAGAAATGTATTGAACTATTGGGTTCGGAGTCTATATAGATTGTACCCCTACCATTTTCGATATGATTGTCTAAAAAAAGGTTATTATTTATATTTATATCACCAATTTCACCATTATAATCATTCACTAGTAAAGCACTTGCATAACCAAAATATGTAGGGCAGGGACCAGAATTATTAATAAACTTGCAATTCTCAATATTCACATCTCCACTACTCATTACATAAAGTCCTGCTGAATGACAAGGACCACCTGAAATTGAATTATTAGAGAATGTACAATCGGTTGCTTCAAAATAAGTAGTACCATTAAACCAAGCACCTGAGTTGCTACCAATTTGACTTTCTGTATTATAAGCTGTAACATTTCTTAGTTCAATGTTTCCACCAGCTGTACTACTTGAAATAGCAGCACCAAAGCCTGTTATAATACAGTCCTGAATAAGTATGTTTTCAAATACAATAAAATCTGTATTGTGTAACCAAACTAGTTTGCCATTACAAAAACCATTAAGAAACGAGAGATTTTTCACTAACGAATGTTCATATCCAGATAGACCCATAAATAATGTATTAAGATTTGATTCACCATCGATAATAGTATCATTCAAATTATTACCAATAATATTAACATAAGGCTTACAACCAAATGGTAATTGTAATGGATTAGAAGTATCATTATAAAAACCAGGCAGTAAATATACTGTATTTGGGTTATCAGGGTTCGATGCAACTTTTCTTACTGCTCGATTGATTATTAACATTGGTTGATCTGGAGATAGACCTGAATTCTCATCGCTGCCATTTGGAGAAACGTATAAGTCGTGATCAATTGGCTCAAGATAACTATTCAAAATATCAAAATTATAAGTAACTGCTATCGCTCTAACATTACTAACAAAATATTCCGAAGGTACATACACAGTAAAAGTATCTACGATAACTGTGAAGTCTGTAACATGAATAGAAGAAATGTAAATCTCTGACATATAAGCAGCAAGATTATTATAAATATTACACCTGTTATCTTCGTCAAAAGTAACATTAGAATCTCCACTAACACCTATAGCACCACCAGCTCGATCGGCAAAATTATTGCGAATAACTGTACCTGATAAGAAAAGATTTGTATTGAAAATACTCAAACCCGCACCAGCAATTGCATAATTTTCTGTTATGACACAATTAATTATGCTATTATTTACTTGTGTATCTTCAACATAAATTGTAATACCTCCACCCCAAGAAGTTAACGCCTGATTACCTTGACCGTTTTTAATAGTTAAACCTTGTAAAATCGTGTTTGTTTCACCAGAAACAACACTCACACAACTACCTTGACGTTGACCATCGATAACTGTTTGTGAAATATATTGTGGATCACTCGTGGTGAGTTCCAAGCTTGCTACAGTGATGTTTTTACCATTATAATCAATGTTTTCGTAATACGTTCCAGGATAAACTAGAACTGTGTCACTATGCGTAGAT
The genomic region above belongs to Candidatus Cloacimonadota bacterium and contains:
- a CDS encoding right-handed parallel beta-helix repeat-containing protein; this translates as MWLHSTTWYIKLDGTGDFTTIQQGINVSTHSDTVLVYPGTYYENIDYNGKNITVASLELTTSDPQYISQTVIDGQRQGSCVSVVSGETNTILQGLTIKNGQGNQALTSWGGGITIYVEDTQVNNSIINCVITENYAIAGAGLSIFNTNLFLSGTVIRNNFADRAGGAIGVSGDSNVTFDEDNRCNIYNNLAAYMSEIYISSIHVTDFTVIVDTFTVYVPSEYFVSNVRAIAVTYNFDILNSYLEPIDHDLYVSPNGSDENSGLSPDQPMLIINRAVRKVASNPDNPNTVYLLPGFYNDTSNPLQLPFGCKPYVNIIGNNLNDTIIDGESNLNTLFMGLSGYEHSLVKNLSFLNGFCNGKLVWLHNTDFIVFENILIQDCIITGFGAAISSSTAGGNIELRNVTAYNTESQIGSNSGAWFNGTTYFEATDCTFSNNSISGGPCHSAGLYVMSSGDVNIENCKFINNSGPCPTYFGYASALLVNDYNGEIGDININNNLFLDNHIENGRGTIYIDSEPNSSIHFSNNTVVNNISSYGVSFNGNMYLQNNVLRNPGDYEVGLLYDPYLNFPSTLYSLYNNIEGGSSAIFSDNNSNVINLLEGNIDEDPQFLLSGDDPYQLSELSPCIDNGTPDTTGLFLPPWDLLHHGRIWDGDGNGLATIDMGCYEFGAPPVVSVEDPVVIPNDEINLCNYPNPFNPSTTISFNVTQTSSFVTLEIFNIKGQKVKTLLNSLLSAGHFECVWNGKNDAGKSVSSGEYFARLKVNGEEIDVRKMLLMK
- a CDS encoding shikimate kinase, which translates into the protein MKENIFLIGFMGVGKTFLGEKLAEHLELDFYDLDCAIEKKAGLDVNDIFARKGEEYFRKLESKILLNWRKSGIISTGGGIVLETKNRDFLKKSQNKIIWLNPKWEIIRSRIVNSYRPLVLDRSEMELFSLWSERQPFYEECADILFEGTELKELIKLLD